The following coding sequences lie in one Halictus rubicundus isolate RS-2024b unplaced genomic scaffold, iyHalRubi1_principal scaffold0393, whole genome shotgun sequence genomic window:
- the LOC143364270 gene encoding uncharacterized protein LOC143364270 gives MNTSAMETFEAVLERQTQAFAQLTKILSNTKKRGVDNFTVEYLDARLTMYQETWTQITSFNGYLQAYRKADKTKQDLPYFKANTMDRMEDAYLEGWSYLREQLTHLRPPITPPAANSSMAFPVPTVTRPAHVQLPRIELPKFDGDYTRWKSFESRFNSAVIVNGTLTDAERLQYLLRALSGEPLEAIQHLDVSDANFQIGWNRLKEIYDNERVIVHTLMQKLYSLKTIKLSQLDSLNQFAIHYRNTLEALYHLGRGTKEDHLVHFVSSKFDRELETEWNKTLGDARSYPKYDTLEKFILEQTAAVKMSSQPAPSLQTSSGPSKTLRQKTSAHIIEESRDSTTCFLCKEAHVPRDCSMFRSLSPLARFETLKNQRVCINCLGANHTVSNCPSTNVCRQCGEKHHTMLHRGETRAPSRPKTVNYRKPAASLQPPRSNASVPARTLTTPLSAEASAQPSSSGGVGSNVATHFAEASPNGTRTVLLATAMVKVFAPNGQSRLARALLDQGSQSSFVSNNLVQQLRMQKVRSPISVTGLGGEQTSNINYSVHLRIGSSKQASPALSTRAFIVRNITQYVPPPVQVENYSALSDLALADPTPASQQRIELLLGADIFAQILRPGVRRTSDQGPIAQNTVLGWILSGCLNTRNSPRLAVTAHLGVTIDPLERALARFWETEAVPEARALTPLEIECERHFDTTYSRDDDGRFIVRLPFLKSVPEDFLGDSLRGATASLERLNRKLRGNDAVKREYSEFIREYESLGHMTRLDNVDRSRNYIPHRAVIREGSLTTKLRVVFNASSHTSSGYSLNDILHTGPKLQLEITRILLAWRLHKYVFVADIEKMFRQILVHPQDRKYQCILWKNESSGSLESFELNTITYGTACAPYLSMRVIQEVNTLEGSEYPLAAPILRSSVYVDDVFMGAPDKQLLEQTRIQVCQLLSRGGFNLRKWAGNDAECLRNIPESTHSHAVDLRIFQDSELKVLGVRWMPSDDAFYFNLQKFAVRQEKMSKRELLSEIATLFDPLGWLSPIIIRAKILMQQQWLEKISWDDCVSDNTRESWNTFCKDWRALNAMRIPRWIQYAPDSLEIQLHGFSDASRAAFSCAIYARVTSLTGETHTTLLTAKSRVAPIKTVSIPILELNGAVMLTELAAHVTHSIGIPVSRTVCWTDSTIVLAWLRKHPAAWKTAVANRTSKIHTTLPNAAWKHVPTHCNPAHLNSRGVNAETLLSSTLWIEGPAWLKRDEEDWPVQQTYETEEGRLLICFATHAIHLELADDGSTAAFLAAFDRFTSRRGVPLTITSDNGTNFVGASNELARHFVEITNADELKSRCSTLRIQWKFYPPGAPHHGGMQEAAVRSTKHHLRRIMGSFAPTSEEMYTLLCKVEATLNSRPITRVRDDPECLEILTPGHFLTGSPLDARPIPPVSDAPTSHLSRWQQIQKFHELLWRVWSREYLQELQSRYKWQAAQKEITEGAVVLLDNPLLPPNKWELGRVTKTFPGSDGHVRVVEVKTATSKYKRPITRICRLPVNN, from the exons ATGAATACAAGTGCCATGGAGACCTTCGAGGCGGTCCTTGAGCGACAAACGCAAGCGTTCGCTCAGCTGACAAAAATACTGTCGAACACCAAGAAAAGAGGGGTCGACAATTTTACGGTGGAGTACCTGGACGCCAGATTAACGATGTACCAGGAGACCTGGACGCAGATCACCTCCTTCAACGGGTACCTACAGGCGTACCGAAAGGCGGACAAGACGAAGCAGGACCTTCCCTACTTCAAGGCCAACACcatggacaggatggaggacgCGTACCTCGAAGGCTGGTCTTACCTACGGGAGCAGCTGACGCATCTACGCCCCCCTATCACACCCCCTGCGGCGAATTCTTCGATGGCGTTCCCAGTACCGACGGTAACTCGTCCGGCGCACGTACAATTACCGCGAATCGAACTCCCGAAATTCGACGGCGATTATACTCGTTGGAAATCCTTCGAATCGCGATTCAATTCCGCGGTAATCGTGAACGGGACTCTCACGGATGCGGAAAGACTGCAGTACCTGCTTAGGGCATTGTCGGGCGAACCACTCGAAGCGATACAGCACCTCGATGTATCTGACGCGAACTTCCAGATCGGTTGGAACCGTCTCAAGGAGATTTACGATAATGAACGAGTCATCGTACATACGTTGATGCAAAAGCTTTATTCGTTAAAAACGATCAAATTGTCTCAACTCGACTCACTGAATCAGTTCGCGATTCATTATCGCAACACCCTCGAGGCGTTATATCATTTAGGTAGAGGCACAAAGGAGGATCACCTTGTCCATTTCGTTTCGAGCAAGTTCGACCGCGAATTAGAAACGGAGTGGAATAAAACTCTCGGCGATGCGCGATCCTACCCGAAGTACGATACTCTGGAAAAGTTCATCCTCGAACAAACCGCGGCAGTCAAAATGTCGAGTCAACCGGCGCCGTCGCTTCAAACCTCTTCGGGCCCTTCGAAAACTTTGCGGCAAAAAACGAGCGCGCACATTATCGAAGAAAGTAGGGACTCCACTACCTGCTTCCTTTGTAAAGAAGCGCACGTACCCCGCGACTGCAGCATGTTTCGTAGCCTCTCTCCACTCGCTCGATTCGAAACATTAAAAAACCAGCGTGTGTGCATCAATTGTCTAGGCGCAAATCACACCGTCTCGAATTGCCCCAGCACAAATGTCTGTAGACAGTGTGGGGAAAAACATCACACGATGTTGCACCGCGGAGAAACCAGGGCCCCCAGCAGACCCAAAACGGTCAATTATCGAAAACCGGCAGCTTCGCTCCAGCCGCCGCGGTCAAACGCGTCTGTCCCTGCGCGGACCCTGACAACGCCCCTATCGGCCGAAGCCTCTGCGCAGCCCTCAAGTTCGGGAGGGGTAGGTAGCAACGTCGCGACACATTTCGCCGAAGCCAGCCCGAATGGCACAAGGACTGTCCTACTAGCTACCGCAATGGTCAAGGTCTTCGCGCCTAACGGCCAGTCACGATTAGCCCGCGCGCTGTTAGATCAGGGGTCCCAGTCCTCGTTCGTGTCCAACAATCTGGTACAACAGCTGCGTATGCAAAAGGTCCGATCACCGATTTCCGTGACCGGTCTCGGCGGCGAGCAAACAAGCAATATAAATTACAGCGTGCATCTTCGGATAGGCTCGTCCAAACAGGCGTCCCCCGCACTGTCGACTCGCGCGTTCATTGTGCGCAACATAACGCAGTACGTTCCGCCTCCAGTCCAGGTAGAAAACTATAGTGCCCTGTCCGATCTCGCGCTCGCGGATCCCACGCCCGCATCACAGCAACGGATCGAATTGCTCCTAGGCGCGGACATCTTCGCGCAAATTCTCCGACCTGGCGTTCGACGCACCAGTGACCAAGGACCGATCGCGCAAAACACGGTTCTCGGTTGGATCTTGTCCGGATGCCTCAATACAAGGAATTCTCCTCGCCTCGCGGTCACCGCGCATCTCGGAGTCACCATTGATCCGTTGGAACGCGCGTTAGCTCGTTTTTGGGAGACAGAAGCAGTCCCCGAAGCGCGTGCTCTCACTCCCTTGGAGATAGAATGCGAACGGCACTTCGACACTACCTATTCGCGCGACGACGACGGACGATTCATTGTGCGGTTGCCGTTTCTTAAATCGGTCCCCGAGGACTTCCTCGGAGACTCGCTCCGAGGAGCCACCGCGTCCCTTGAACGTCTGAATCGGAAGCTACGCGGCAACGATGCGGTCAAACGCGAGTATAGCGAATTCATACGCGAGTATGAGTCGCTCGGTCACATGACCCGTCTCGATAACGTCGACCGTTCGAGGAATTACATTCCCCATCGTGCCGTTATACGCGAGGGAAGCTTGACCACCAAGCTACGAGTCGTTTTCAACGCGTCGAGCCACACGTCAAGCGGGTACTCCTTAAACGACATCCTCCACACTGGCCCGAAATTGCAGCTCGAAATTACGCGAATACTGCTCGCGTGGCGACTCCACAAATACGTATTTGTAGCGGACATCGAGAAAATGTTTCGGCAGATCCTTGTCCACCCACAAGATCGCAAATACCAGTGCATCTTGTGGAAAAACGAGTCTAGCGGCAGTCTCGAATCGTTCGAGCTAAATACCATTACGTATGGAACCGCCTGCGCCCCGTACCTCTCGATGCGCGTGATCCAAGAGGTAAACACGTTGGAAGGTTCGGAATACCCCCTCGCGGCCCCGATTCTCCGCAGCAGTGTTTACGTCGACGACGTGTTCATGGGCGCGCCGGACAAACAGCTGCTCGAGCAGACTAGAATACAGGTCTGTCAGCTGTTATCTCGAGGTGGATTCAACCTGCGAAAATGGGCGGGCAATGACGCAGAATGCCTGCGAAATATTCCCGAATCGACACACTCGCACGCGGTGGACCTGCGAATATTCCAGGATTCGGAACTCAAAGTTCTCGGTGTAAGGTGGATGCCCTCGGACGACGCGTTCTACTTTAACCTGCAAAAATTCGCGGTCAGGCAGGAGAAAATGAGCAAGCGCGAATTGCTCTCGGAGATCGCGACGCTATTCGACCCTCTGGGATGGTTGTCGCCAATAATCATTCGAGCAAAGATACTGATGCAGCAGCAATGGCTCGAGAAAATCAGCTGGGATGACTGCGTGTCGGACAACACCCGCGAATCCTGGAACACCTTCTGCAAGGATTGGCGGGCGTTAAACGCAATGAGGATTCCGCGATGGATTCAGTACGCCCCTGACTCACTCGAAATCCAATTGCATGGATTCAGCGACGCATCTCGCGCAGCCTTTTCGTGCGCTATTTACGCCCGCGTGACGTCTCTCACCGGCGAAACGCACACAACGCTGCTCACAGCCAAATCGCGAGTAGCCCCGATAAAAACGGTCTCCATCCCTATCTTAGAGTTGAATGGAGCCGTCATGTTGACCGAGCTGGCCGCTCACGTGACCCACTCGATCGGGATACCGGTAAGTCGGACAGTTTGCTGGACGGACTCCACGATTGTCCTCGCATGGTTGCGGAAACATCCCGCTGCTTGGAAGACTGCAGTGGCCAACAGGACGTCCAAAATCCACACCACGCTGCCGAATGCCGCCTGGAAACACGTGCCGACGCACTGCAATCCGGCGCATTTAAATTCGCGCGGCGTGAACGCCGAAACGCTGCTGTCATCGACGTTGTGGATCGAGGGACCGGCCTGGTTGAAGAGGGACGAAGAGGATTGGCCCGTTCAGCAGACCTACGAAACGGAGGAAGGGAGAT TATTAATCTGCTTTGCTACTCACGCGATCCATCTAGAGTTGGCTGATGATGGTTCCACGGCTGCTTTTCTCGCCGCCTTCGATCGCTTCACGTCCAGACGCGGTGTTCCTCTGACGATCACCAGCGACAATGGGACGAATTTCGTAGGCGCGTCCAACGAACTCGCTCGACACTTCGTCGAGATAACGAACGCAGACGAATTGAAAAGCCGATGCTCCACTCTCCGAATTCAATGGAAGTTCTATCCCCCGGGTGCCCCTCACCACGGAGGAATGCAGGAAGCCGCGGTCAGGTCGACTAAGCATCACCTTCGTCGAATCATGGGGTCGTTCGCGCCAACGTCGGAAGAGATGTACACTCTACTCTGCAAGGTGGAGGCCACCTTAAACTCGCGCCCGATCACGCGGGTACGAGACGACCCGGAGTGTCTGGAAATTCTCACGCCAGGACACTTCTTAACCGGTAGTCCACTGGATGCACGTCCGATTCCTCCAGTGAGTGACGCGCCGACATCGCACTTATCACGATGGCAGCAAATACAAAAGTTCCACGAACTGCTCTGGCGAGTATGGTCCCGCGAGTACCTGCAGGAACTGCAGTCGCGGTACAAATGGCAGGCCGCTCAAAAGGAGATAACAGAAGGAGCCGTAGTCCTTTTGGACAACCCCCTCCTACCTCCTAATAAATGGGAATTAGGGAGGGTAACAAAAACGTTTCCAGGTAGCGACGGGCACGTACGAGTGGTGGAGGTCAAGACCGCGACCTCAAAGTACAAACGACCCATCACCCGTATCTGCCGGTTACCGGTCAACAATTGA